A region of the Desulfurobacterium atlanticum genome:
TTCTCTTCTTAGGTTTGAATAAACCACCTTTTCAATGGGTAATATAAAAATATATAATATACTGAAAATAGTTTTAAGCTTTAAAGTATCATAGATATACCTACCAATCCATAAGCTAACATAACCAGTTACAGTAATTAAAAATGCTTTGTCAATATATTTCTCTAATTTATAATAATCATTTCCTGTCGATATAATATTCATAAAAGAAGCATTAAAAGGATACATCAGCAAAACTGGAATAAAAAATAATAAAAATAATGTAAAATACCAGTAATCTATAACCCAACCTGTTTTCTTTTTAGTATAATGCCACGATAGTATAAAGTGTAAAATTAAAATAATATCTAAAGTTAATAAAGGTAAAGAAAATCTTAACAAACCACTTACAAGTTCAATTTTATGGCCTATCTCAAACATCTGCTTAAATAAACAAAATCTTCAAAATTTTTGGAATAATTTTTATTTGTCCTCTCCTTACTCTATTCCAAATCACAACCACAAACCCCAAGTAAACACTCCACAAATACTTTGGATAAAACTTCTTTGTAAAAACAATTCTATTCCTGAGTCCATAATAATCGGCAATTTCACTCTTCTTATTTCCTTTTGAACTTGAACCAATGCTTCCTCCTTCTTTATGATAAACTTTACTTTTCCAGCAATATCCTAGTTGATAGCCTTTTTTCTTTCCTCTTAAAGTCCAATCCATTTCTTCAAAATATAAAAAATAATCCTCACACATTACCCCAACTTCTTCTATAAACTCTTTACTAACTAACATAGATGCCCCAATGATGTAGTCTATTTTATCAATAACCTCCTCATTATCATACTGTCCTTTATCTTCTTCAAAAATTCCCAAATGCTTAGCTACTGCGAACCATTTATTATAGATTCCACCAATACCTTGGATAATTTCAGGTCTATCATAATAAAGGAGTTTAGAACCTAAAATACCAACTTTTTTTCCTTCCTTTTTGTATTTCTCAAATTTTTGAACCATTTTAGATAATGCATCTTTTTCTATAACAGTGTCGTTATTTAGAAACCATATATATTCAAAATCGTTTTTGGTTAAAGCATATCTAATCCCTACATTATTTCCACCTGCAAAACCTAAATTTTTCCCTGCTTGAATAAAAACTAATGGATATTTTGTTGTAATTCCTTCAGGCATCTTTCTATTTAAATTTGCCTCTAATTTTGAATTGCCGCCTTTCTCAGCTTCTTCGCGAGTATAGTAAACATAAGTAATTGGCTTTTTAATAGGCGGAAAAGATAAATGTCTTAAAGGATGATCCGGTTTTACCCAAACATTTAATTTGCCTTCAGCCCACTTCTTTATGTATTCCATTGAGTTGTTTGGAGAATTATTATCTATAACAATAACCTGATAATTTGGATAATCGTTTATTAATACACTTTCCAAACACTCAATCGTATCCGCCCAACCGTTATAGTTGAGAATGATGATATAAACTTTTGGAAATTTACTCATATTTCCAACCCTGTTTTTAAAATATCTTTACGAATATCCTTAAGATTGGTTCCCGAAGAAATTGTAATTAAATCAACCTTTCTTTCAATGCCTTTTAATTCAAGCTTTGCCAGAAAGCTAAGTTTTTCGTCTACAGAAATTTGTCTGGAACTTTTAATCAAAATATCTATATCACCTCCCCGTTTATTAGGAACGCTTCGGCTTCCAAAAATGTAAATTTTAACTTCCTCTCCAAAAACTTCATACGCTGTCTCTTTTATCTTCTTTATTTCTTCTTCCGAGAGTCTAATTTTCTTCCAGTTACTATTCATTCTACCTCGTTAAGCACATATCAGTCTTTCCTTATGTGCGAATTTCTTTCTTTTCAACAATTAAATTTTTTCCGTAAAAATTTAATGAGTTCCTCTCTTTTGACCTTCTCACCTTTTTTATAACTTTGAATTGCATCATAAACTTTCTTAAGATTGGAATCATTACATTTTATATAACAAATTTTAAAAAACTTATACATCAAATAAGCTATTTCGTATCCTTCCTTTCTATTAATATACAAACTATCTATTCCCGTTGGAGGTTCATCTCCAGGAGCTCTTGTCCAGCTTAATTCTGGGTGATTATCTTTTAACCAGTCTATGATTTGATTTTTATCACATATTTTTAATCCTCCTTATACAAAAGTTTTTTAGGTTTTTCATTGTCAAAATGCCCTTTTAGTCCATCTAAATATGCATTAGTAAAAAATTTAATTCTTTTAAACTTATTATCATCAAATAAAATTATACCAATAATTTTCCGCAAATAGTTTTTTACTAATCCATAGTAAAAATGAATTTTACTTGTCCCATATTTTTTTCCTAACCATGTTAAATTTCTAACACTATAGTAAGATAACCACAACTTTTCATAAGGAACTCTCAAGGACTTCTTCCAAAGAAATCTTTTATAAATACCTTTTTTAGCAGCTTCTTTATGAATTATTATACTTTTAGGAATTAAAAGAATTTCTCCAACATTACGTAATCTTATGCAATATTCCACATCATCGTAATGGATAAAAAATTCCTTTTTAGGATAACCAATTTTTTTTATAGCTTCTCTATTAACTAAAATTCCAACAAAAGAAGCATGATCTATTTTTAAATATCTCCTTCCTAAAGTAGCTTCATCAAAAGGTTTAACAATACCATTAAAAATATTCTTAAAGTTAAAATATCCTCTGTGAGGATGTATAACCTTTCCATTTATATTTACCTTTAAAGAGGCTAAGGCACTGACGCAGTAGTGTTTTCGAACTTTTAACAACTTTTCCAATGCATCCTTTTTTGGTTCTGCATCATCATCCATTAACCATAACCAATCATATCCTTCTTTATACGCCCTCTTTACACCTTCATAAAAACCACCTGCTCCTCCTGTATTTTCGTGCATACGAACATAGTGGATTTTTATAGGTTTATCATCTACTAAATTTTTTACTTCAAATTCTTTTTCCCACGGCTCAGTTAGATTTTCTGGAGGTAATTCTTTAATATAGCTTTTTTCTTTTAAGAGTTCAGGAGTTCCATCAGTTGAAGCATTATCTATTATGTAAATTCCCTCTAATGGTCTCGTTTGCTTTCTTAAAGCTTCTAAGCATTCAATAAGCAAGTCTTTTCTATTATAAGTTACAACTACTGCACAAACTGTTTCCTTATTATTCTCTATCATCTTATATTTTCCTCAAAAACTTCTAATGCTCTTTTAACCACATCATCCATATCATAGTAACGATATTCCGCTAATCTTCCGACCAAAATAAGATTCTCAAACTTTTCAGCTAGTTCTTTGTATTTAAAATACAATTCACGATTTTCCTCTGTAAATACAGGATAATAAGGTATATCTTTCTCAGGATTATAATCCTTAGGATACTCCCTTAGTATAACCGTCTTATTAACTTTTATAGGATGAATATGTTTAAATTCCGTTATTCTTGTAAAGTCATAATCGTTAGGATAATTAACTGTTGCTACTTCCTGGAAGTATTCTGTTTCTAAAGTCTCAAACTTTAAATCAAGAGAACGATACGGAAGTTTACCAAACTTGTATTCAAAAAGTTCGTCTATCATTCCTGTAAATATTACTTTCCCTTTAAATTCCTGCTCAAAAAAGAATATTTTTTTAGTTCCTAAATCTATTTTTATAACTTCTCTAAAATCTGTATTTAACATTAACTTTATATTCGGATGGAAAAGCATTCGCTCGAAGATTTTAGTATAACCTTCTACTGGAACGGCTTGATATTTATCGTTGAAGTATCTATTATCTCTACCTATAAAAATTGGAACCCTTGCAGTAACCTCAGGATCAATTTCTTCAGGTCTTTTATTCCACTGTTTAGCTGTATAGTTTTTAAAAACTTTCTCATATATAAAATCTGCTAAAAATTTTAAATCTTTATCATCTTCTTTTTTAAGCTCTAATATTGGAACTTTAGAACAGTAGGAATATTTAGAAAGAAGTTTATTTATTAGCCTTTCTGCCAAAATGTGAGGAAATAACATTTCAATAGAGTTAAAGTTAAAGGGTATAGGAACCTTCTTTCCCTCTATGAAGGCTAAAACTTTATGATGATAAAGTTGCCAATCTGTGAAGTTGGAAAGGTATTCAAAAACATCCTTATAGTTTGTATGGAACAAATGAGGACCATATCTATGAACAATTATTCCTTCCTTAGTTTTATAGTCATAACAATTTCCACCAATATGACTTCGTTTCTCTATGATCAAAACTTTTTTATTTAAAATATTTGCTATTCTCTCGGCTATTACTGATCCTGCGAAGCCTGAACCAACTACTATGTAATCAAACAACTTTTCCCTCCAAAACTTTTATCCCTTTTTTTTGCAAATACGAAAACATAGAAACTGTAACAAATATTTCAGATATTAACACAGCAAAAGAGATACCAATATGTTGATAAAGAGGAACTAAAACAAAAGCTAAAAAAATATTAATAATGCTTGCAGTTATCAAAATCTTTGAAAAAGCTTTTTTATAATTAAAAGTTAACATCGTTTGAATACCAAATATATTACTTAAAGCTATTATAAATGGAAGAAAAGCTAAAATTCTCAAAACTACAATAGATGCTTCATATTTGTTTCCTAATAGGATCTTAACAATTAAATCTGCGAAGAAAAATAGAATTAATGATAAAAGAAAGCTTATTCCTCCAATTATAAAAGTTACTTTTTGTATAAATTTAAGACCTTTTTCTTCCGATTCCTTGACAAGTTTACTAATATACGGATAAATTGTTTGAGAAAGTGGAGCTAATAATCCTTGAACTGCTTTTACTATTTTTTCAGCGGCTGAATAGTATCCAACAACTGTGTTGTTTGTAAATAAACCCAGGATGAAAGTGTTAGAAATTGTATATAAACTTATTGCAACGGTAGAAATGAATATATACCATCCTTCTTTTAATTGATATTTTATTGTTATAAATTTTGGCACCTTAAAGGAAAGATTAAAATTTCTAAAAATAATCCATAAAGCCAAAATACCAGCTATACAAAATCCTAAAGAGTTTAGTAATGGCACGTAAAAATAATCCGAAACTTTATGAACAAAAATGAAAATAGCAACTGTAAAGATCAACTTAGCTGTAATATTCAAAAAAGTTATATACTTCATTCTTTCCATTCCCTGGAAAAACCATATAGGAAATAAAACCTGTCCAACTACCATTCCAAAAGTTAGGTAATAAACCAACCAATCTTTCCTAAACTTTTCAAAAGAAAAAACAATAATTGTCATAATTATGAAAGACAAAATAAGCAAAGCAAATTTTATAATCATTACAGAGCTAAAAATTTCTGCAATCTTCTCTTTATTCTCCCGATGTATAGAAATTTCCCTCGTAGCTGATAAGTTAAAGCCGTAATCTGTGAGAATATTGAAATATTGAATAAATGCTTGTGCAAACGCTATAAGGCCAAATTTTTCAGGTCCTAAAACTCTTACAAGATAAGGCAAAGTAATCAGAGGGAGAATATAGTTTGCTCCTTGTAAAAAGGATAGAGAGATGAAATTTTCTAAAAGTCTTTTTTTCTCAGGTGTATTTACAGAAAATTTTAATTTAGATATCATCATGGATAGTCCTTGTTTAATCTCTCTTATAGATATCTCTTGTATATAGTTTTTCTTTTATATCTTCAAGATCTTTGTCCACTCTATTGGGGATGATTATATCACTTTTATCCTTTAAATTTCTAAGATCTTTTGTGAATTCAACACCGTCTATTTCATTTCCTTTTGCTAAAGGTTCATAAATTAGAATTTTAGTAAATGGTTTAACCATTTCTATTATGTCAAAAATTGCACTGCTCCTAAAATTATCACTTCCTGCTTTCATAGTTAAACGGTAAATTCCAGCTGTTTTGGGTTTCTTTTCTAATATTTTTTTTTTTGCAATATGCTCTTTTCTTAGAGAGTTGGATTTAACAATGGCTGACATTAGTTCTTCGGGGATATTATCTTTTTTATAATTTGCTACTAACTGTTTTGTATCTTTTGGTAAGCAATATCCGCCATATCCGAAACTTGGATTGTTATAGTGATTTCCTATTCTTGGGTCAAGACAAACCCCTTCTATTATATCTTTGGTATTAAGTCCTTTGCTTTCGGTGAATGTATCAAGCTCGTTAAAAAAGCTACTCGCATGGCAAGGTATGTGTTGGCAAAGAGTTTTATCGCTTCAGCTTCTGTGTTGCCTGTATAAAGAATTGGGATTGTTTCTTTGAATGCTCCGTCTTTTAGAAGATTTGCAAAAATTTCAGCTTTTGTAGATTTTTCTCCAACTATAATTCTGCTTGGGTATAGGCTGTCGTATAAAGCTTTTCCTTCTCTTAAAAATTCGGGAACAAAGAATATGTTTTTATAGTTGAATTTCTCTTTTATACTTTCAGTATATCCTATAGGTATAGTTGAACGGATAACTATGGTAGCTTTGGGATTTATTTCAATCACGTCTTCTATTACAGCTTCAACTGTTTTTGTATTGAAGTAGTTGGTTGTTGGATCATAATCGGTAGGAGTGGCTATAACTACATACTCTGCGTTTTTGTAGGCTTCTTCCTTGTTAGTAGTAGCTTTAAGATTTAATTCTTTTGTTTGGAAAAAGTTTGTGATTTCTTTATCTTCTATGGGAGAAATTCTTTTATTTATCATTTCCACTTTTTCAGGGATTATATCAAGGGCTATTACTTGATTGTGCTGAGCTAATAGTACGGCATTACTTAAGCCAACATATCCCGTTCCTGCTATTGCTATTTTCATTAAACCTCCCAATGGAGTAAAGTTTTCCTTGTTTTGAAAGTTAGTGAAGGAGTTTTAATTTAAGGTTTTGAAAAGGACTTATTAAAATCTTTTTTAATTGTTTATCAATCAAGTATTTAATTCTAATTTTTCAATTAATTTCTTATGCTACCGCTGCGAATCTTCAAAAAGTATTATAACAGATTTTTCTTAACAGTAAATTATTTTTCGTAATGTTCTCTGGTTTTATTGTTGGATTTTGTAGGGAAATGGTTTTTATTTGGAAAGGGGAGATTCTTCGCTTTGCTCAGAATGACTTTGGTTTCAGGAGATCCTTCGGGCTACGCCCTCAGGATGACGTTTCCTTGTCACTCTGAGGGAATGTAGTGACCGAAGAGTCTAGTGTGAAGGAGAGACTTTTGCTGGTGCTCAGAATGGCTTTGGTTTTAGGAGATTCTTCGGGCTACGCCCTCAGGATGACGAAAAAGGGGGAGTGCTCAGGATGACGAAAAAAGAGGGTCAGGATGGCGTTTTTGAGGATTTTTTGGGCTGTGTCATTAGATGATAGAGAGATGTTTTAATAAAATGTTAAATTCACTCACAGTAGTTTGATTTCTGAACGTAACGGTTTATCTTGTTTGCTATTTCAAGTAATTTTTCGCTTTTTTCTATTACCTCTTCCAGTCTATTTCTCAGGCGTTCTTCAAGATACTCATGAGCAAGTTCATTTCTTAGGTCTTTCATTTCTATAAGGATGTTATAATCTTCCACGAATCCCCTTTTTTCGGCTCTTATTACGACATCAAGTTTTCTATTGATTTCTTCAAGTTCCAGATAGTCCAGGCTTCTCAATACTCTATTAATAAGTATGTCAACAGCTCTGGAATACCTATTCATTAATGCTTCTATTATTTCAAGTTGTTCTTCTGAAAGATTCTCAAAGTTTCTAACATTTTTAACTCTCTGAATAGATCTTTTCAGCCAATATATACTCTTATTGAGAAGCTTCAAGTTTTGGCAAAGTATTTCTTTCCGCTCTTCAATGTTCACAGTTTGACTCCGTATTTATAAGCGAGTTTAGTAAAAATATCTTTAGAAGGGTCATGGGTAATGATTAAATCTATTTTTCTATCACCCAATTCTTTGAAAAGGTTGACTTTTATTTTTCTTCTATCTTTGTAACCGATTTTTGAAGAGATAACAAGAATATCTATATCGCCGCCTTTTTTATTCAAGTCTGTTCTGCTACCAAATAGGATAATTTCGGCGGAAGGGTCTGAAGATAAAATAGCCTCTTTTATTTTCGTAATTTCTTTTTCTGTTAACCTGACTTTTCTTTCCTTTGTTAACATTATGATTTAGTTCCTTAATCAAGTTTTGATGAGTGGTTGTGTTATTAAATATATTCTTTGAATGGGAATTGTTCATGCGGAAAAGGGATTCTTTGGACTGTGTCCTCAGGATGACGTTTCCTTGTCACTCTGAGGGAACGTAGTGACCGAAGAGTCTAGTGTGAAGGAGAGACTTTTGCTGGTGCTCAGAATGGCTTTGGTTTCAGGAGATCCTTCGGGCTACGCCCTCAGGATGACGAAAAAGGGGGAGTGCTCAGGATGGCGGAAAAGGGAGTGGTCTGGATGACTTGTTACCCGTCACTCTGAGGTGCTATGCACCGAAGAGTCTCTAAAGAATGAGATCCTTCGCTTCGCTCAGGATGACGGAATGGAGGGCGCTCAGAAGGACAGAAGAGGAAGTTCTGTAAATAGTGTTTCTTTTAGAAACTTTTTGGTGATTTCTTAAAAAATAAATTATAACTTTTCTCTCAGGTTTAAAGAAGAAAGGTAATCTACATATACGTCTTTTATTCTATTAAAGATTTTCTTGCTTTCTTCTTCGTTGTATATGTGAGAACTTAAATTTCTATCTTCTAACATGTCAAGTATTATTTCATCATCACTTATCAAATTTGCTTTGAAAGCTTCTTTTATGCAATGCCTTGGAGAATGGCATTCAATACCATGATATGAAAGAATTGCTTTTAGCGTTTTCCATAGAAGTTCAACTGTAAACTCAAAGCGCTGGATGACTCCATCTCTATCAAGATCGTCTTTTGCCACTTTAACAGCTTCCTGTAATCTTCCTAAAGCTTTTTCGAATCTATTTATTTTCTGAATAACATCACTTTTTTTCATATAGAACTTTCCCTTCTTTCAGAATTTTATTTTTAAATGATTTATTCACATCGGGTAAGAATACAATGTCCACAGAGTAAAGGCCACTTATATTATCCAATTTTTCTTTCAGTTTTCGCTTTTCTCTGAAAGAAAGTCTTAAATCCACTGCTATGTCAATATCTGAGTTTATTCTAAAATCCCCTCTTGCTCGTGAGCCAAATAGAATGATTTTTTCTGGACCGTATGGAATGAGGGTGGTAATTATATCGTTTATTATTCGCTGGACTTTATTTTCTGTTTGTTTGCTTTTGGGAGTGATATTGGTCATTTAAGTTTCCGAATAGATTTAGTTTAATTGTTTGATTATAACATTTTTGGAGATTCTTCGGGCTTCGCCCTCAGAATGACTTTGGTTTTAGGAGATCCTTCGCTGCGCTCAGGATGACGAAATTGGGTGTTCAGGATGACGTTTTTTTGTCACTCTGAGGGAACGTAGCGACCGAAGAGTTTCAGAGAATGAGATCCTTCGGGCTTCGCCCTCAGGATGACGGAAGGTGAGGGTAAGGATGATTTTTTGGGGATTATTCGGGCTTTGCTTAGAATAACAGAGGTTTAAAAGGTGTTTTCTTTGATTACTTTTAGGACTTTTTTTGCAAGGTTGAGGTGTAGTGGTAATTTTTTAAATATTTCTTCAGCGATGGTTTCTTTATAGGTGTGTACGGTTGCGTTTCTATCTTCCAGCATAAACAGGAGTTTTTTTGTATCTTCTTCAGAAATAAATCCTGTTGAAAAAAGTTCTCTGATACAGTTTCTTGGGCTTCTGCATATAATGCCTTCCTTTTCAAGAAATAGTTTTATAGCTTTCCACATTATTTCAAAAGTAAATTCAAAGCGTTGAATAGCAGAGTCTCTGAAGAATGGGTAGTCCTCTGTGTTTATGGAACTTTCTGTTTTTGAGATTGCTTCTTCAAGGCGTGTAACGGATTTTTCAAAGTCTTCAATTACTTTGTTAAGTCTATCCATACTTTTCCTTCTTTTAGTATTTCTTCTTTCAAACTATCAGGTGCTTTGCTAAAGTTAATAATATCAACTTTCTGAGGGAGTAGTGAATTTTCAAGTAGTTCTTTTAGTATAACTATTTCTTCTGAAATATCTTCTTTACTTATGATAGCTATGTCAATATCTGAATGTTTTGTATTGGAATTTCTTGCCCTTGAACCAAAAAGAATGATTTTTACCTTTTTGTTCTTTTCTTTGAAAAAAAGTTCTAAAAAATCTTTTAGGTTAGTTATGTTTGTGGGATATTTCATTTTTCCTGTTTGATGGTTTTATGTAGTTCAAAAAAAAAGCAATCTGTTTTTTCAGACTACCGTCATGAGTTGAACAAGTGTATCATAACATAATTTATGCTTCTTTTGTGGGGCTTCAAGCAGGTTGTTGTTGATTTTTAGAGTAATAATTGAAGTGAGATTCTTCGCTGGCGCTCAGAATGACTTCCTGTTCTGTCACTCTGAGGGAACGTAGCGATCGAAGAGTCTGAAAGGATGAGATCCTTCGCTTCGCTCAGGATGACAAGGAAAATGTTCAGAATGACAGGGAATCGCTCAGGATGATGTTTTTTTTGTCGCTCTGAGGTTATGTATTAGCCGAAGAGTCTCAAGTATTGGAAAGAAGAGATCCTTCGGGCTTCGCTCTGAGGATGACTTTCTTTCTGCGTAGTAGATGAAAGTCCTGAAAGGATGGGATTTTTCGCTGGCGCTCTGAATGACAGGAAAATGCTCAGGATGACAGAGAAAATCGTTCATGATGGCAGAAAAAGTGTGCTCGGAAGGACAGGGAAGTAGTTTTTAGGATGATAGAGAAGAGTATTTAAGAATAGAAATTTTACTTGTAAATCTTTTTCCAATAGTTTTTAAGCTGTTCAAGTTTATTTTCTACCCACGGCATATTATCAAGATACCAATTTACAGTTTTTTCTATTCCCTGTTCAAAATTTACCTTTGCTTTCCAGCCAAGTTCAGACTCTATTTTATCTGTATTAAGAGAGTATCTAAAATCGTGTCCTGGCCTGTCCTTCACAAAAGTTATAAGGGATTCTGGTTTGTTTAAAATTTGAAGAATTGATTTAACCACTTCTATATTTTTTCTTTCTTCTCCGCTTCCAACGTTATATATTTCGCCCGGCTTCCCTTTCTCAACAATTTTAAACACTGCGTCTGCACAGTCTGAAACAAAAAGCCATTCTCTTACATTTTCTCCGGTTCCATACACTGGTATCGGTTCATTGTTTAAAGCTTTTAGAATTACAACAGGAATAAGTTTTTCAGGATACTGCCACGGTCCGTAGTTATTTGAAGGTCTCACTGTTATAACCGGTAAACCGTAAGTTCTGAAGTAAGCTCTTCCGAGCATATCAGCAGAAGCTTTACTTGCTGAATAGGGGGAATTTGGATTTAACGGAGTGGTCTCAAAAAACTGTCCTTCTTCTCCAAGTTCGCCGTAAACTTCATCTGTAGCTATGTTTATGAAAAGTTTTATATCACTGTTTTTTGCAATATCAAGCAGGGTTTGTGTTCCTTTAACGTTTGTTTCGATAAATGGAGATGCATCAAGAATACTCCTGTCAACATGACTTTCTGCTGCCCAGTGAACAACGATATCTGGTTTCTCTTTTTGAAAAATATCTTCCAGAAATTCTCGGTTATTTATATCACATTTATAAAATTTTATCTGAGATTTCACACAGTTTAATCTTTCCATATCTCCGGCATAGGTAAGCTTGTCAACAACTATTGTTTCTATTCCTTTTTCTATGGCCTGTCTTACAAATTCGCTTCCTATGAAGCCAGCGCCTCCAGTAACCAATAGTTTCATTGGAAGTATTCCTCCTTGTGATTTCATTATTTAGATTATAGGGAGTCTTTTAAATTTTTTAAGAATGGTGCATTTTTATCTTTTTTAGATAGGATAGGTTCTGTGCTGTTTTCAAGAGGCCACTTGATGTTTATTTCAGGGTCATCCCATCTAATTGCAGCATCGTGCTCTGGTGAATATTCTGAGCCTGATACTTTGTAGATTATTTCAGCTTCTTCGCTTAAAGTGAGAAATCCGTGAGCAAACCCTTTTGGAATCCACAGCATAAGCTTGTTTTCTTCTGATAATTCAATACCTACCCACTTACCAAAAGTTGGGCTGTTTTTTCTTATATCCACAGCAACATCAAATATTTTCCCCTTTATACATCTAACAAGTTTTCCCTGCTCTTTTGGTGCTCTTTGAAAGTGCAATCCTCTCAGGACATTTTTTACCGATTTTGAATGGTTATCCTGGACAAAATCTGTATCTATTCCTGCTTTTTCAAAATCCGATTTTTTGTATGTTTCAAGAAAAAATCCCCTTTCGTCGCCAAACACTTTTGGTTTTACTATTATTACATCCGGAATTTCTGTTTTAATGAACTCAAAAGGCATTTTCACCTCTCCTGTTTAGCGATTTCCATTAGATACTTTCCATAATCTGTTTTTCTTAGTGGCTGAGCAATTTTTAATAGCTGATCTTTGCTAATCCAGCCGTTATTAAAAGCGATCTCTTCTATACAACCTATCATCAGTCCTGTCTTTTTTTCTATGGTTGCTACAAACTCGCCGGCTTCAAGGAAACTGTCATGGGTTCCTGCATCAAACCACGCAAAACCTCTTCCAAGAAGCTTTACTTTAAGTCTGCCTTTCTTCAGGTATTCCTCATTTACTGAAGTGATTTCAAGCTCTCCTCTATCTGAGGGTTTTACCTGTTTGGCTATTTTTACTGCTTCATTATCGTAAAAGTACATTCCGACAACAGCATAGTTTGATTTTGGATTTTCAGGTTTCTCCTCAATTGATTTTAC
Encoded here:
- a CDS encoding glycosyltransferase family 2 protein: MESVLINDYPNYQVIVIDNNSPNNSMEYIKKWAEGKLNVWVKPDHPLRHLSFPPIKKPITYVYYTREEAEKGGNSKLEANLNRKMPEGITTKYPLVFIQAGKNLGFAGGNNVGIRYALTKNDFEYIWFLNNDTVIEKDALSKMVQKFEKYKKEGKKVGILGSKLLYYDRPEIIQGIGGIYNKWFAVAKHLGIFEEDKGQYDNEEVIDKIDYIIGASMLVSKEFIEEVGVMCEDYFLYFEEMDWTLRGKKKGYQLGYCWKSKVYHKEGGSIGSSSKGNKKSEIADYYGLRNRIVFTKKFYPKYLWSVYLGFVVVIWNRVRRGQIKIIPKILKILFI
- a CDS encoding nucleotidyltransferase domain-containing protein, giving the protein MNSNWKKIRLSEEEIKKIKETAYEVFGEEVKIYIFGSRSVPNKRGGDIDILIKSSRQISVDEKLSFLAKLELKGIERKVDLITISSGTNLKDIRKDILKTGLEI
- a CDS encoding glycosyltransferase family 2 protein gives rise to the protein MIENNKETVCAVVVTYNRKDLLIECLEALRKQTRPLEGIYIIDNASTDGTPELLKEKSYIKELPPENLTEPWEKEFEVKNLVDDKPIKIHYVRMHENTGGAGGFYEGVKRAYKEGYDWLWLMDDDAEPKKDALEKLLKVRKHYCVSALASLKVNINGKVIHPHRGYFNFKNIFNGIVKPFDEATLGRRYLKIDHASFVGILVNREAIKKIGYPKKEFFIHYDDVEYCIRLRNVGEILLIPKSIIIHKEAAKKGIYKRFLWKKSLRVPYEKLWLSYYSVRNLTWLGKKYGTSKIHFYYGLVKNYLRKIIGIILFDDNKFKRIKFFTNAYLDGLKGHFDNEKPKKLLYKED
- the glf gene encoding UDP-galactopyranose mutase, giving the protein MFDYIVVGSGFAGSVIAERIANILNKKVLIIEKRSHIGGNCYDYKTKEGIIVHRYGPHLFHTNYKDVFEYLSNFTDWQLYHHKVLAFIEGKKVPIPFNFNSIEMLFPHILAERLINKLLSKYSYCSKVPILELKKEDDKDLKFLADFIYEKVFKNYTAKQWNKRPEEIDPEVTARVPIFIGRDNRYFNDKYQAVPVEGYTKIFERMLFHPNIKLMLNTDFREVIKIDLGTKKIFFFEQEFKGKVIFTGMIDELFEYKFGKLPYRSLDLKFETLETEYFQEVATVNYPNDYDFTRITEFKHIHPIKVNKTVILREYPKDYNPEKDIPYYPVFTEENRELYFKYKELAEKFENLILVGRLAEYRYYDMDDVVKRALEVFEENIR
- a CDS encoding flippase is translated as MISKLKFSVNTPEKKRLLENFISLSFLQGANYILPLITLPYLVRVLGPEKFGLIAFAQAFIQYFNILTDYGFNLSATREISIHRENKEKIAEIFSSVMIIKFALLILSFIIMTIIVFSFEKFRKDWLVYYLTFGMVVGQVLFPIWFFQGMERMKYITFLNITAKLIFTVAIFIFVHKVSDYFYVPLLNSLGFCIAGILALWIIFRNFNLSFKVPKFITIKYQLKEGWYIFISTVAISLYTISNTFILGLFTNNTVVGYYSAAEKIVKAVQGLLAPLSQTIYPYISKLVKESEEKGLKFIQKVTFIIGGISFLLSLILFFFADLIVKILLGNKYEASIVVLRILAFLPFIIALSNIFGIQTMLTFNYKKAFSKILITASIINIFLAFVLVPLYQHIGISFAVLISEIFVTVSMFSYLQKKGIKVLEGKVV
- a CDS encoding nucleotidyltransferase domain-containing protein, with product MLTKERKVRLTEKEITKIKEAILSSDPSAEIILFGSRTDLNKKGGDIDILVISSKIGYKDRRKIKVNLFKELGDRKIDLIITHDPSKDIFTKLAYKYGVKL
- a CDS encoding nucleotidyltransferase substrate binding protein; the encoded protein is MKKSDVIQKINRFEKALGRLQEAVKVAKDDLDRDGVIQRFEFTVELLWKTLKAILSYHGIECHSPRHCIKEAFKANLISDDEIILDMLEDRNLSSHIYNEEESKKIFNRIKDVYVDYLSSLNLREKL
- the mntA gene encoding type VII toxin-antitoxin system MntA family adenylyltransferase antitoxin; this encodes MTNITPKSKQTENKVQRIINDIITTLIPYGPEKIILFGSRARGDFRINSDIDIAVDLRLSFREKRKLKEKLDNISGLYSVDIVFLPDVNKSFKNKILKEGKVLYEKK
- a CDS encoding HI0074 family nucleotidyltransferase substrate-binding subunit produces the protein MDRLNKVIEDFEKSVTRLEEAISKTESSINTEDYPFFRDSAIQRFEFTFEIMWKAIKLFLEKEGIICRSPRNCIRELFSTGFISEEDTKKLLFMLEDRNATVHTYKETIAEEIFKKLPLHLNLAKKVLKVIKENTF
- the mntA gene encoding type VII toxin-antitoxin system MntA family adenylyltransferase antitoxin encodes the protein MKYPTNITNLKDFLELFFKEKNKKVKIILFGSRARNSNTKHSDIDIAIISKEDISEEIVILKELLENSLLPQKVDIINFSKAPDSLKEEILKEGKVWIDLTK